One window from the genome of Chiloscyllium plagiosum isolate BGI_BamShark_2017 chromosome 31, ASM401019v2, whole genome shotgun sequence encodes:
- the borcs8 gene encoding BLOC-1-related complex subunit 8 isoform X4 produces MEDQEMYLKVKKVTDKFTESMYFLANEPSLALYRLQEHVRRSLPELVQHKTDMQGVEEQCQGAIYTVEYACSAVKSMSNSGAYFKNIEGLLRHAISIKDQMSSLQSRSVGWCIQ; encoded by the exons ATGGAGGACCAGGAGATGTACCTGAAAGTGAAGAAAG TTACAGATAAATTCACTGAAAGTATGTACTTCTTGGCCAACGAGCCATCATTGGCTCTGTACCGACTGCAGGAGCATGTACGGCGATCCCTCCCGGAGCTGGTGCAGCACAAG ACAGACATGCAAGGAGTGGAGGAGCAGTGCCAAGGTGCGATCTATACTGTGGAATACGCCTGCAG TGCTGTGAAGAGCATGTCCAACAGTGGGGCTTACTTCAAGAACATTGAGGGGCTACTCCGACACGCTATCAGCATCAAGGACCAGATGAGCTCTCTGCAGAGCCGCAG
- the borcs8 gene encoding BLOC-1-related complex subunit 8 isoform X3, with protein sequence MEDQEMYLKVKKVTDKFTESMYFLANEPSLALYRLQEHVRRSLPELVQHKTDMQGVEEQCQGAIYTVEYACSAVKSMSNSGAYFKNIEGLLRHAISIKDQMSSLQSRSSVVTQAVPEPPSFSSS encoded by the exons ATGGAGGACCAGGAGATGTACCTGAAAGTGAAGAAAG TTACAGATAAATTCACTGAAAGTATGTACTTCTTGGCCAACGAGCCATCATTGGCTCTGTACCGACTGCAGGAGCATGTACGGCGATCCCTCCCGGAGCTGGTGCAGCACAAG ACAGACATGCAAGGAGTGGAGGAGCAGTGCCAAGGTGCGATCTATACTGTGGAATACGCCTGCAG TGCTGTGAAGAGCATGTCCAACAGTGGGGCTTACTTCAAGAACATTGAGGGGCTACTCCGACACGCTATCAGCATCAAGGACCAGATGAGCTCTCTGCAGAGCCGCAG TTCCGTTGTTACACAGGCAGTTCCTGAACCTCCCTCCTTCTCTTCTTCCTGA
- the borcs8 gene encoding BLOC-1-related complex subunit 8 isoform X2, whose product MEDQEMYLKVKKVTDKFTESMYFLANEPSLALYRLQEHVRRSLPELVQHKTDMQGVEEQCQGAIYTVEYACSAVKSMSNSGAYFKNIEGLLRHAISIKDQMSSLQSRSFSDVSVCYSSVVTQAVPEPPSFSSS is encoded by the exons ATGGAGGACCAGGAGATGTACCTGAAAGTGAAGAAAG TTACAGATAAATTCACTGAAAGTATGTACTTCTTGGCCAACGAGCCATCATTGGCTCTGTACCGACTGCAGGAGCATGTACGGCGATCCCTCCCGGAGCTGGTGCAGCACAAG ACAGACATGCAAGGAGTGGAGGAGCAGTGCCAAGGTGCGATCTATACTGTGGAATACGCCTGCAG TGCTGTGAAGAGCATGTCCAACAGTGGGGCTTACTTCAAGAACATTGAGGGGCTACTCCGACACGCTATCAGCATCAAGGACCAGATGAGCTCTCTGCAGAGCCGCAG CTTTAGTGATGTGAGTGTCTGTTACAGTTCCGTTGTTACACAGGCAGTTCCTGAACCTCCCTCCTTCTCTTCTTCCTGA